Proteins encoded within one genomic window of Arcobacter sp. F2176:
- a CDS encoding methyl-accepting chemotaxis protein, translating into MISNSINKKFSILIGITLITVMIIFTVIMINSIKTKIIEDLEINLQSQAGDYLQTAKIYNDTLEENALVLFDVFKKSFLNLRIRNTDTVKINGVETLILYDGFARLNKTYERVDRFKELTGEISAVYVKDKNEYTNISSSILDEKGERILVNKIDPNGKIYKKIENKEKYVGLEEIAGKTYMSIYSPIVKNDKIIGALYVGYNFTKGLETLKKELKKVVIGDTGYIYILDDKGKLILHKNLEGKNVFGLKDTNNKSFIQEILKKKKGVIHYNYLENNKSTKKIAAFTTYDKWNWTIVVGSNESEFLEISEQVQIMFIIATIILTVLLQGVIFILMNKMVSKPLIKFQNGLLDFFAYLNQTKDDVSKIDINSNDEIGNMAKVINENIEATKANLTEDKNLIVNVKEVVNDISKGALSNRIQATSNTPSLSELKDLINNMLHNLEEFVGKDINELSSVLEQYAKKDFTKNLNKKDNGKIGHEIAIMNNIITDMLLDNQEDGIKLRDTANELSNNVSVLSKNATNQAASLEEVAASVTEVTANVDQTSQKAQNMFTISSETQKSSNLGKDLANKTVLAMDQINEKVQTINESIALIDQIAFQTNILSLNAAVEAATAGEAGKGFAVVAQEVRNLASRSAEAAKEIKDLVESASQQTLEGKEISTSMIAGFEKLEEKINETNIIINDVASGAKEQTEAMISISETINNLDKFTQQNAQVAEETNKISNNTNEIANKVVENVNESEFKGKK; encoded by the coding sequence ATGATTAGTAATTCAATAAATAAGAAATTTTCAATTTTAATTGGAATCACTCTTATAACAGTAATGATTATATTTACTGTTATCATGATAAATAGTATTAAAACAAAGATTATAGAAGATTTAGAAATAAACTTACAATCTCAAGCAGGTGATTATCTGCAAACTGCAAAAATATATAATGACACATTAGAAGAAAATGCACTAGTTCTTTTTGATGTATTTAAAAAATCTTTTTTAAATTTAAGAATAAGAAATACAGATACAGTTAAAATAAATGGAGTTGAGACATTAATACTTTATGATGGATTTGCAAGATTAAATAAAACATATGAGAGAGTTGATCGTTTTAAAGAACTTACAGGTGAAATTTCAGCAGTATATGTTAAAGATAAAAATGAATATACAAATATTTCTTCATCAATATTAGATGAAAAAGGGGAAAGAATTTTAGTCAATAAAATTGATCCAAATGGAAAAATTTATAAAAAAATTGAAAATAAAGAGAAATATGTAGGATTGGAAGAAATTGCAGGGAAAACATATATGTCTATTTATTCACCAATTGTTAAAAATGATAAAATTATAGGAGCATTATATGTTGGCTATAATTTTACAAAAGGATTAGAAACATTAAAAAAAGAGTTAAAAAAAGTAGTTATTGGAGATACTGGGTATATTTATATTCTTGATGATAAAGGTAAGTTGATTCTTCATAAAAATTTAGAAGGTAAAAATGTATTTGGTTTAAAGGATACCAATAATAAAAGTTTTATTCAAGAAATACTAAAAAAGAAAAAGGGTGTAATACACTACAATTATCTTGAAAATAATAAATCAACTAAAAAAATTGCTGCATTTACTACTTATGATAAATGGAATTGGACCATTGTAGTTGGTTCCAATGAAAGTGAATTTCTTGAAATATCAGAACAAGTTCAAATAATGTTTATAATAGCAACAATTATTTTAACTGTACTTTTACAAGGTGTTATTTTTATTTTAATGAATAAAATGGTTTCTAAACCTCTTATAAAATTTCAAAATGGACTATTAGATTTCTTTGCATATTTAAATCAAACAAAAGATGATGTCTCAAAAATCGATATTAACAGTAATGATGAAATTGGTAATATGGCAAAAGTTATTAATGAAAATATCGAAGCAACAAAAGCTAACTTAACAGAAGACAAAAATCTAATTGTAAATGTAAAAGAAGTAGTAAATGATATAAGTAAAGGGGCTTTATCTAATAGAATTCAAGCTACAAGTAATACTCCATCATTAAGTGAATTAAAAGACCTTATAAATAATATGTTGCACAATTTAGAAGAGTTTGTAGGGAAAGATATAAATGAACTAAGTTCTGTATTAGAACAATATGCAAAAAAAGATTTTACAAAAAATCTCAATAAAAAAGATAATGGCAAAATAGGTCATGAAATTGCAATAATGAACAATATTATTACAGACATGTTATTAGATAATCAAGAAGATGGAATAAAATTAAGAGACACAGCAAATGAGTTATCAAATAATGTTAGTGTATTAAGTAAAAATGCTACCAATCAAGCAGCTTCATTAGAAGAAGTAGCAGCTTCAGTTACAGAAGTTACTGCAAATGTTGATCAAACCAGTCAAAAAGCACAAAATATGTTTACAATCTCTTCAGAAACACAAAAATCATCAAATTTAGGTAAAGACCTTGCTAATAAAACTGTTTTAGCCATGGATCAAATAAATGAAAAAGTTCAAACTATCAATGAATCAATTGCATTAATTGATCAAATTGCTTTCCAAACAAATATTCTATCACTTAATGCTGCTGTTGAAGCAGCAACAGCAGGAGAAGCAGGAAAAGGATTTGCCGTTGTTGCACAAGAAGTGAGAAATCTAGCTTCAAGAAGTGCAGAAGCAGCTAAGGAAATAAAAGATTTAGTTGAATCAGCTAGTCAACAAACCTTAGAAGGTAAAGAGATTAGTACTAGTATGATTGCTGGATTTGAAAAATTAGAAGAAAAAATAAATGAAACGAATATAATCATTAATGATGTTGCAAGTGGAGCAAAAGAGCAAACTGAAGCAATGATTAGTATTAGCGAAACAATAAATAATTTGGATAAATTTACTCAACAAAATGCCCAAGTAGCTGAAGAGACAAATAAGATTTCAAATAACACAAATGAAATTGCAAATAAAGTTGTAGAGAATGTAAATGAGAGTGAATTTAAAGGGAAAAAATAG
- a CDS encoding helix-turn-helix domain-containing protein, translating into MTEEFNVGKKIKFLRKEKKMNAKELAKDAGISYGMLSLLESGSTQGSVETLRKIAKVLGVTIAHLFTNSEDSDLATRPKDLDNETSYVVRKDQRKKISFPDPQYTCELLVPDLQGDIEFLQVNMEPNRITEHLIPHTKGGEECDYVVEGEIVVTLNEKEFALSQGDCIRFNPEIPHKIENRSSKKASYLSVITPVSF; encoded by the coding sequence TTGACTGAAGAATTCAATGTTGGTAAAAAAATAAAATTTCTTAGAAAAGAAAAAAAGATGAATGCAAAAGAACTAGCAAAAGATGCTGGTATTTCATATGGAATGCTTTCACTTTTAGAAAGTGGCTCAACTCAAGGTTCAGTTGAGACTTTAAGAAAGATTGCAAAGGTTCTTGGTGTAACTATTGCTCATTTATTTACAAACAGTGAAGATAGTGATTTAGCCACAAGACCAAAAGATTTGGACAATGAAACTTCTTATGTTGTAAGAAAAGACCAAAGAAAAAAAATATCTTTCCCTGATCCCCAATATACTTGTGAATTGCTTGTTCCTGATTTACAAGGTGACATTGAATTTTTGCAAGTAAATATGGAACCAAATAGAATAACTGAACACTTAATTCCACATACAAAAGGTGGTGAAGAGTGTGATTATGTAGTAGAAGGTGAGATTGTTGTTACTTTAAATGAAAAAGAGTTTGCCTTATCTCAGGGTGATTGTATAAGATTTAATCCTGAAATTCCACATAAAATAGAAAATAGAAGTTCAAAAAAAGCCTCTTATTTATCTGTAATTACTCCAGTTTCTTTTTAA
- the serS gene encoding serine--tRNA ligase codes for MIDIKLLQKDFDEVATALNRKGVSQDILDNLKALSVDAKAKRQEMENVTAEQNSLSKEFGRYKKEGLDIAPLQENINKLKNQKQELEEQVRVLEEKLSSVILGVPNMPDTDVPDGADENENVVLETIGEKPSFSFEPKEHWDLGESNGTLDFTRGVKLAKSRFTAMRGQAAKLERALINYMLKFNAERGFEEWYVPFMANTNALQGTGQLPKFGDDLFKIEGEDLYLIPTAEVALTNLYNDEIIPVEELPYLMTSYTPCFRKEAGSAGRDTRGLIRQHQFDKVEMVAITTQEQSEEVFEKMVSCASDLLTSLGLAHQKVMLCTGDLGFSATRTIDLEVWLPGQGKYREISSISNTRDFQARRAKIRYKDGKKNILAHTLNGSSLAVGRTLVAIMENYQQEDGTITIPEVLKKYM; via the coding sequence ATGATTGATATTAAACTATTACAAAAAGATTTTGATGAAGTTGCAACAGCTTTGAATAGAAAAGGTGTTAGCCAAGATATTTTAGATAATTTAAAAGCTCTTTCTGTTGATGCAAAAGCAAAAAGACAAGAGATGGAAAATGTAACTGCTGAACAAAATTCTTTATCAAAAGAGTTTGGTAGATATAAAAAAGAAGGTTTAGATATTGCACCTTTACAAGAAAATATCAATAAACTTAAAAATCAAAAACAAGAGCTAGAAGAGCAAGTTAGAGTTTTAGAAGAAAAACTTTCATCTGTTATTTTAGGTGTTCCAAATATGCCAGATACTGATGTACCAGATGGTGCTGATGAGAATGAAAATGTAGTATTAGAAACTATTGGTGAAAAACCAAGTTTTTCTTTTGAGCCAAAAGAGCATTGGGATTTAGGTGAGAGTAATGGAACACTTGATTTCACAAGAGGTGTAAAACTTGCAAAATCAAGATTTACAGCTATGAGAGGTCAAGCCGCTAAATTAGAGCGAGCACTTATTAATTATATGCTTAAGTTTAACGCAGAGCGAGGTTTTGAAGAGTGGTATGTACCTTTTATGGCAAATACAAATGCACTTCAAGGAACTGGACAATTACCAAAATTTGGTGATGATTTATTTAAAATTGAGGGTGAAGATTTGTATTTGATTCCAACTGCTGAGGTTGCTTTAACAAATCTTTATAATGATGAAATCATACCAGTAGAAGAGTTACCTTATCTTATGACTTCATATACTCCATGTTTTAGAAAAGAAGCTGGAAGTGCAGGAAGAGATACAAGAGGACTGATTCGTCAACATCAGTTTGATAAAGTTGAAATGGTAGCTATTACAACACAAGAACAAAGTGAAGAAGTATTTGAAAAAATGGTTTCTTGTGCAAGTGATTTATTAACTTCACTTGGTCTTGCTCATCAAAAAGTTATGCTTTGTACTGGAGATTTAGGATTTAGTGCTACAAGAACTATTGACTTAGAAGTTTGGTTACCAGGTCAAGGTAAATATAGAGAAATATCTTCTATTTCAAATACAAGAGATTTCCAAGCAAGACGAGCAAAAATAAGATATAAAGATGGTAAAAAGAATATCTTAGCTCATACTTTAAATGGTTCTTCATTAGCTGTTGGAAGAACACTTGTGGCTATTATGGAAAACTATCAACAAGAAGATGGAACTATTACTATTCCAGAAGTTTTAAAAAAATATATGTAG
- a CDS encoding amino acid ABC transporter permease, translated as MKEHKKIVKGVAFYNNPKIRAIIYQILALTMIFLFTYYVLHNMFVNIEKRGINTGFDFLGNEAGFGIISTLISYTESDTYARVFVIGILNTLLVSGIGIFFSSVIGLLVGIGRLSKNFMISKLCLVYVETFRNIPILLQILFWYNVVLAALPGPRQSMSYMDAFFLNNRGLYIPRPILESGFISVIIAFFIAIAGVVYLAKWAKKKHDETGEEFPVFWTSLIILIAGPILVYFISGSPASLEYSQLKGFNFVGGWTMTPELLALSFALSIYPATYIAEAVRAGIEAVPKGQKEAANALGLKNHIILRRVILPQALRVIIPPVINQYLNLMKNSSLATAIGYPELVTLFAGTALNQVGQAIEIILMTMAVYLSISIFISIIMNVINAKIQIKER; from the coding sequence ATGAAAGAACACAAAAAAATAGTAAAAGGCGTCGCTTTTTACAATAATCCAAAGATTAGAGCAATTATTTATCAAATATTAGCTTTAACAATGATATTTTTATTTACATATTATGTTTTACACAATATGTTTGTTAACATCGAAAAACGTGGGATTAATACAGGATTTGACTTTTTAGGTAATGAAGCTGGATTTGGTATCATATCAACACTAATTTCTTATACAGAATCAGATACTTATGCAAGAGTATTTGTAATTGGAATATTAAATACACTCTTAGTATCAGGTATTGGTATATTCTTTTCTTCAGTAATTGGACTATTAGTTGGAATTGGTAGATTATCAAAGAACTTTATGATTTCTAAACTTTGTTTAGTATATGTAGAGACATTTAGAAATATTCCAATACTCTTACAAATACTATTTTGGTATAATGTTGTATTAGCCGCACTCCCAGGTCCTCGACAATCAATGTCTTATATGGATGCATTTTTCTTAAACAATAGAGGATTATATATCCCTAGACCTATTTTAGAAAGTGGCTTTATTTCTGTTATTATTGCATTTTTTATTGCCATTGCAGGTGTTGTTTATCTTGCAAAATGGGCAAAAAAGAAACATGATGAAACAGGAGAAGAATTTCCAGTTTTTTGGACTTCTTTAATTATCTTAATTGCAGGACCTATTTTAGTTTACTTTATTAGTGGTTCACCTGCATCACTTGAATATTCACAACTTAAAGGCTTTAACTTTGTAGGTGGTTGGACAATGACTCCTGAACTTTTAGCTTTATCTTTTGCATTAAGTATTTATCCAGCAACTTATATAGCGGAAGCTGTAAGAGCAGGTATAGAAGCTGTGCCAAAAGGACAAAAAGAAGCTGCAAATGCATTAGGATTAAAAAACCATATTATTTTAAGAAGAGTTATTCTTCCTCAAGCACTAAGAGTTATTATTCCTCCTGTTATTAATCAATATTTAAATTTAATGAAAAATTCATCTCTTGCAACTGCAATTGGATACCCAGAACTTGTAACATTATTTGCAGGAACTGCATTAAATCAAGTTGGTCAAGCCATAGAAATAATTTTAATGACAATGGCTGTGTATTTATCAATTAGTATATTCATTTCTATTATAATGAATGTTATTAATGCAAAAATACAAATAAAGGAGAGATAA
- a CDS encoding NAD(P)/FAD-dependent oxidoreductase produces the protein MFNSIKKNVVIIGAGYSGISLVEKISNNKNLEVTLINKNLYHLHQTDIHKYISGQCELEDISFNLEIYCMNKKINFIEAFVEDIEFKTKRVILNNNKNLKYDYLVIATGSKSFFPNQIKNIQEYKADIKEIDILKEQRTKFLDLLNSKKKEKNIAIVGGGLSGVEIALEFASVIRKRALTKEDCQISLIEQFPDVLPNMDSFLVNQARKACDKLNIKRYHGTFVNEVKENVIYLSDSNEIPFDMVLFLIGVSSEKLSNDESAQINIKNQFLVDEYLRLLNHEDVFVMGDVAETKGKNGNYVLPTAQVAKLHANIVAQNLLNSIEGNLLIKNKSQTKGVMVDLADKNTVGIILGIKVKGFIAYFLKRYVSKNHKKIFNY, from the coding sequence ATGTTTAATAGTATTAAAAAGAATGTTGTGATTATAGGTGCAGGTTATAGTGGTATTTCCTTGGTTGAGAAAATCAGTAACAATAAAAATCTTGAAGTAACTTTAATAAATAAAAATTTATATCATTTACATCAAACTGATATTCATAAATATATAAGTGGACAATGTGAATTAGAAGATATATCTTTTAACTTAGAGATATATTGTATGAATAAAAAGATTAACTTTATTGAAGCTTTTGTAGAAGATATTGAATTTAAAACTAAAAGAGTAATTTTAAATAATAACAAAAATCTAAAATATGATTATTTAGTTATTGCAACTGGAAGTAAATCATTTTTTCCAAACCAAATAAAAAATATTCAAGAATATAAAGCTGATATAAAAGAGATAGATATACTAAAAGAACAAAGAACAAAATTTTTAGATTTATTGAACTCAAAAAAGAAAGAGAAAAATATTGCAATTGTAGGCGGTGGACTATCTGGTGTTGAGATTGCTTTAGAATTTGCAAGTGTAATAAGAAAAAGAGCTTTGACAAAAGAAGATTGTCAAATTTCTTTAATCGAACAATTTCCAGATGTGTTACCAAATATGGACTCTTTTTTAGTGAATCAGGCAAGAAAAGCTTGTGATAAATTAAATATCAAAAGATATCATGGAACTTTTGTCAATGAGGTAAAAGAGAATGTAATTTATTTGAGTGATTCAAATGAAATTCCATTTGATATGGTACTTTTTTTGATAGGAGTTTCAAGTGAAAAATTATCAAATGATGAAAGTGCACAAATAAATATTAAAAATCAATTTTTGGTTGATGAATATTTACGATTACTAAATCATGAAGATGTTTTTGTTATGGGTGATGTGGCAGAAACAAAAGGCAAAAATGGAAACTATGTTTTACCAACAGCACAAGTGGCAAAATTACATGCAAATATAGTTGCACAGAATTTATTAAATTCTATAGAAGGAAACTTACTAATTAAAAATAAATCACAGACAAAAGGAGTTATGGTAGATTTGGCAGATAAAAATACAGTAGGAATAATTTTAGGCATAAAAGTAAAAGGCTTTATAGCTTACTTTTTAAAAAGATATGTAAGTAAAAATCATAAAAAAATATTTAATTATTAA
- the ald gene encoding alanine dehydrogenase: MKIGLVKEIKVHEYRVGLTPDDIAAYVNNGHTVFVEIDAGIGAGFENEEYVKAGGTIVEDKQKLFDDSEMIVKVKEPLPEEYNFFHEGQILYTYLHIAADKPQAEMLLSKKVKAVAYETITSAEGGLPCLTPMSEIAGRLAAQEGAKYLEKPFGGRGVLLGGVPGVQKGNVVIIGGGIVGLNACKMCVGLGANVTVMDISASRLAYYDDLFGSKINTLFSNRSNILKSIKEADLVIGAVLIPGAAAPKLISKDDLKLMKKNAVVVDVAIDQGGCFETSKATYHDNPTYVVNDVLHYCVANMPGAVSLTSTLALTATTLRHGLAIANKGLEKALADDKHLLNGLNTYDGKLTNEAVAKSLNIAYEPVNF, from the coding sequence ATGAAAATCGGATTAGTAAAAGAGATTAAAGTGCATGAGTATAGAGTTGGTTTAACACCTGATGATATTGCAGCATATGTAAATAATGGGCATACTGTTTTTGTTGAAATTGATGCGGGTATTGGGGCTGGATTTGAAAATGAAGAGTATGTAAAAGCTGGGGGAACAATTGTTGAAGATAAACAAAAGCTTTTTGATGATTCTGAAATGATTGTAAAAGTAAAAGAACCATTACCTGAGGAGTATAATTTTTTCCATGAAGGTCAGATTTTATATACATATTTACATATAGCAGCTGATAAACCACAAGCTGAAATGTTACTGTCTAAAAAAGTAAAAGCAGTAGCATATGAAACAATTACATCTGCTGAGGGTGGATTACCTTGTCTAACTCCTATGAGTGAGATTGCAGGAAGATTAGCAGCTCAAGAGGGTGCAAAATATTTAGAAAAACCATTTGGTGGAAGAGGTGTTTTATTAGGTGGAGTTCCAGGTGTTCAAAAGGGTAATGTTGTAATTATTGGTGGTGGAATTGTTGGACTTAATGCTTGCAAAATGTGTGTTGGACTTGGTGCAAATGTTACAGTTATGGATATCTCAGCTTCAAGATTGGCATATTATGATGATTTATTTGGTTCAAAAATAAATACTCTATTTTCAAATAGATCAAATATCTTAAAATCAATCAAAGAAGCAGATTTAGTAATTGGTGCTGTTTTAATTCCAGGTGCTGCTGCTCCTAAACTTATCTCTAAAGATGATTTAAAACTTATGAAGAAAAATGCAGTTGTAGTTGATGTTGCAATTGATCAAGGTGGTTGTTTTGAAACATCAAAAGCTACATATCATGATAATCCAACTTATGTGGTAAATGATGTATTACATTATTGTGTTGCAAATATGCCAGGAGCTGTCTCTTTAACTTCTACTTTGGCATTAACAGCTACTACTTTAAGACATGGTTTGGCAATAGCTAATAAAGGTTTAGAAAAAGCATTAGCTGATGATAAACATTTATTAAATGGTCTTAATACTTATGATGGAAAATTAACAAATGAAGCTGTTGCAAAAAGTTTAAATATTGCATATGAACCTGTAAATTTCTAA
- a CDS encoding amino acid ABC transporter permease, with protein sequence MAIYEKLETRPAPLGISGPIKWIKENLFPSPISSILTILSLVLLYYIIPPLLNWMIFDATWTGTKEEITKHGARWIFIYEKFNQFIYGFYPENLYWRPNLILALFVASIVLFKKIKHIKVRASILILFPIISYILIHGGLGLEVVPTTKWGGLLLTLVVASVGIVVSFPIGIIFALGRQSNMPIIKTISVLYIEFIRGVPLITLLFMSSVILPLFFPEGVTFDKLLRALIGVTLFQAAYIAEVVRGGLQAIPKGQYEAADSIGLSYWQAMGLVILPQALKISIPNIVGSFVALFKDTTLVLIIGLFDVLAMVTLTTTDPHWLGFETEGYVFVTMIYWIICFSMSKYAQSVENRFNTDHK encoded by the coding sequence ATGGCAATTTATGAAAAACTAGAAACAAGACCCGCTCCTTTAGGAATAAGTGGACCTATTAAGTGGATAAAAGAAAATCTTTTCCCATCACCAATTAGTTCGATTCTAACTATTTTATCTCTTGTTTTACTTTATTATATTATTCCACCATTGTTAAATTGGATGATTTTTGATGCAACATGGACAGGAACAAAAGAAGAGATAACAAAACATGGGGCAAGATGGATTTTTATTTATGAAAAATTCAATCAGTTTATTTATGGTTTTTATCCAGAAAACTTATATTGGAGACCAAATCTTATTTTAGCTTTATTTGTAGCTTCAATAGTATTATTCAAAAAAATAAAACACATAAAAGTAAGAGCAAGTATACTTATTTTATTTCCTATTATTTCATACATATTAATTCACGGAGGATTAGGTTTAGAAGTTGTTCCAACAACAAAATGGGGTGGATTATTGCTTACTTTAGTTGTTGCATCTGTTGGTATTGTTGTATCTTTTCCTATTGGGATTATATTTGCATTAGGAAGACAATCGAACATGCCAATAATAAAAACAATAAGTGTTTTATACATAGAATTTATTAGAGGTGTTCCTTTAATTACTTTGTTATTTATGTCATCTGTAATTCTTCCTTTATTTTTCCCAGAAGGTGTAACTTTTGATAAATTATTAAGAGCATTAATAGGTGTTACTCTTTTCCAAGCTGCCTATATTGCAGAAGTTGTAAGAGGTGGATTACAAGCGATTCCAAAAGGTCAATATGAAGCTGCTGATTCAATTGGACTTTCATATTGGCAGGCAATGGGATTAGTTATCTTGCCACAAGCATTAAAAATATCAATTCCTAATATTGTTGGATCATTCGTTGCTTTATTTAAAGACACAACGCTTGTATTGATTATTGGATTATTTGATGTTTTAGCAATGGTAACTTTAACAACAACAGATCCACATTGGTTAGGATTTGAAACAGAAGGTTATGTTTTTGTAACCATGATTTATTGGATAATTTGTTTTAGTATGTCGAAATATGCACAATCAGTAGAAAACAGATTTAATACAGATCATAAATAA
- a CDS encoding amino acid ABC transporter ATP-binding protein, whose protein sequence is MIEMTNVNKWYGDFHVLKDINLRVKKGERIVICGPSGSGKSTTIRCMNRLEAFQEGEMYVAGLELTEDVKRIREIRTHVGMVFQHFNLFPHLSILENLILAPTWVTKTPRKQAIETAMHYLERVKIAEQAHKFPNQLSGGQQQRVAIARCLCINPEIMLFDEPTSALDPEMIGEVLDVMTELAGDGITMVCVTHEMGFAKKVADRVIFMDAGQIVEENTPTEFFDNPQSDRLKQFLEQILDH, encoded by the coding sequence ATGATAGAGATGACTAATGTTAATAAGTGGTATGGAGATTTCCATGTACTAAAAGATATTAATTTAAGAGTTAAAAAAGGTGAAAGAATTGTTATTTGTGGACCTTCAGGTTCTGGTAAATCAACAACAATTAGATGTATGAATAGACTTGAAGCTTTTCAAGAAGGTGAAATGTATGTTGCAGGTTTAGAGTTAACAGAGGATGTTAAAAGGATTAGAGAGATAAGAACTCATGTTGGAATGGTATTTCAACATTTTAATCTTTTCCCTCATCTTTCAATTTTGGAAAACTTAATCTTAGCTCCAACTTGGGTAACAAAAACTCCAAGAAAACAAGCTATAGAAACAGCAATGCATTATTTAGAGCGAGTAAAAATTGCAGAACAAGCACATAAATTTCCAAATCAATTATCAGGTGGTCAACAACAAAGAGTTGCAATAGCAAGATGTTTATGTATTAATCCAGAAATCATGCTATTTGATGAACCAACATCAGCCCTAGATCCTGAAATGATTGGTGAAGTTCTAGATGTAATGACAGAGCTTGCAGGAGATGGGATCACTATGGTTTGTGTAACTCATGAAATGGGATTTGCAAAAAAAGTTGCAGATAGAGTTATATTTATGGATGCAGGACAAATAGTTGAAGAGAATACTCCAACTGAATTTTTTGATAATCCTCAGTCTGATAGATTAAAACAATTTTTAGAGCAAATTTTAGACCACTAA
- a CDS encoding LysE family translocator yields MFDYINISILAIFIPTFFFVSITPGMCMTLSLSMGMSIGLKKTMYMMIGELLGVGLVATSSVIGVAAIMLNHPTIFLVLKYCGGAYLIYLGVTMWLSRGKMALNLEECSFNVSKKNLAIQGFVTAIANPKGWAFFIALLPPFIDENLAYVPQLAVLIFLILLLEFSCLIIYASGGTTLRKLLQNSSNVKLLNKIAGSMMIGIGIWLALT; encoded by the coding sequence ATGTTTGATTATATAAATATATCAATTTTAGCAATTTTTATACCAACTTTCTTTTTTGTTTCAATTACTCCAGGAATGTGCATGACTTTGTCTTTGAGTATGGGGATGAGCATTGGTTTGAAAAAAACAATGTATATGATGATAGGAGAACTTTTGGGAGTAGGGTTAGTTGCCACTTCTTCAGTTATTGGTGTTGCTGCTATTATGCTAAATCATCCAACTATTTTTTTAGTTTTAAAATATTGTGGAGGAGCTTATTTAATATATTTAGGTGTAACTATGTGGTTATCAAGAGGAAAAATGGCTTTAAATTTAGAAGAGTGTAGTTTCAATGTTTCTAAGAAAAACCTTGCAATTCAAGGTTTTGTAACTGCAATTGCAAATCCAAAAGGCTGGGCTTTTTTTATTGCTTTATTGCCACCATTTATTGATGAAAACTTAGCTTATGTACCTCAATTAGCTGTTTTGATATTTCTTATACTTTTATTAGAATTCTCATGTTTAATTATATATGCATCGGGTGGTACTACTTTAAGAAAACTACTACAAAACTCATCAAATGTAAAGCTTTTGAATAAGATAGCTGGTTCTATGATGATAGGAATAGGAATTTGGTTAGCTTTAACCTAA